Proteins from one Chitinophaga oryzae genomic window:
- a CDS encoding porin family protein, whose translation MNIKIKGLVAALLLTAGQLSAQQKDKKETTFTPHLEHRIIAGFNFGASAPVNLPNTIRKINGYWPEFSPSLGYELGYRITPKWGAAIGVKLDYKGMGTKDEVMYFPTIITTDDGGTFSGIFTGKNKTTVRNAYVVLPLSATFTPNQKWRFSLGGYAAWLFSSNFYGNVSDGYIRNGGPTGEKVIIDHATFDFGTDVRKFDIGLQGGALRKVGRKLEVMGNLNWGLRPLFPGDFKGLDFPLYNIYLTLGVAYKI comes from the coding sequence ATGAATATAAAAATAAAAGGACTGGTGGCCGCGCTGTTACTGACAGCCGGACAACTTTCCGCTCAACAGAAAGATAAAAAGGAAACAACCTTTACACCACACCTGGAACACCGTATCATCGCCGGATTTAACTTTGGCGCTTCTGCGCCGGTGAACCTTCCTAACACCATCCGTAAAATCAATGGCTACTGGCCTGAATTCAGTCCGTCACTGGGATATGAACTAGGCTACCGCATCACCCCAAAATGGGGCGCTGCCATCGGGGTAAAACTCGACTATAAAGGAATGGGTACCAAAGACGAAGTAATGTATTTCCCGACCATCATCACCACTGATGATGGAGGTACTTTTTCCGGCATCTTCACAGGCAAAAACAAAACGACTGTACGCAATGCATATGTAGTACTGCCGCTCAGCGCTACCTTTACGCCTAACCAGAAATGGCGCTTCAGCCTCGGTGGTTATGCCGCCTGGCTGTTCAGCTCCAACTTCTATGGCAACGTATCCGACGGCTATATCCGCAACGGCGGCCCTACCGGAGAAAAAGTAATCATCGACCACGCCACCTTCGATTTTGGTACCGATGTCCGTAAATTTGACATTGGCCTGCAGGGTGGCGCCCTCCGTAAGGTAGGACGTAAACTCGAAGTGATGGGTAACCTCAACTGGGGTTTAAGACCTTTGTTCCCCGGTGATTTTAAAGGACTTGACTTTCCTTTGTACAATATTTACCTGACACTGGGCGTGGCGTATAAAATCTAG
- a CDS encoding PCMD domain-containing protein — protein MRLRNLCYLTVLVGLQACIKDAPMNPEADIETFSIDKKLLSSDVFIDQANAKVMLYLTHEAYETGIAPTLTLSAGATVTPASGDSIHFEPGVHPQYVVTSANGLNKKTYKVEVITIGTWQWDFEKWMTNNKDKYQYPINDDSTVVWSSGNPGIALSGVPKDPMEYPLRVTTDAYHGQHAAEMVTRKGTALSNLVGIKLFAGSLFVGVFDAQFAFLEPLKATQFGQPYIGKPLRFTGYYKYKPGANYQDKAGNIVPGMTDSCAVYAVLYSGTTRLDATNISNSERIIATAYLPDGSTRENWTRFDIPFVLKRQIDSKEKMMMAIVASSSKNGDSYKGAIGSRLVLDSLEIVHQ, from the coding sequence ATGAGACTACGAAACTTATGCTACCTCACTGTACTGGTAGGGCTACAGGCCTGTATTAAGGATGCTCCTATGAATCCTGAGGCCGACATCGAGACGTTTAGTATTGACAAAAAATTGCTCAGCAGCGATGTATTCATTGACCAGGCAAATGCGAAGGTGATGTTGTACCTGACACATGAAGCCTATGAGACAGGGATTGCCCCGACATTGACCCTTTCCGCCGGCGCGACGGTCACCCCGGCTTCGGGAGACTCCATCCACTTTGAACCTGGTGTGCATCCGCAATATGTGGTGACTTCCGCCAATGGTCTTAATAAAAAGACCTATAAAGTGGAAGTGATCACCATCGGTACCTGGCAATGGGACTTTGAAAAATGGATGACCAACAACAAAGACAAATACCAGTATCCTATCAACGACGACAGCACCGTCGTTTGGTCATCCGGCAACCCTGGCATTGCGCTCTCCGGTGTGCCTAAAGATCCTATGGAATATCCGCTGCGCGTCACAACAGATGCTTATCACGGCCAACATGCGGCCGAAATGGTGACCCGTAAAGGCACTGCGCTCTCCAATCTGGTGGGCATCAAACTTTTTGCAGGCTCACTTTTCGTCGGCGTTTTTGACGCCCAGTTCGCTTTCCTTGAGCCACTGAAAGCAACACAATTCGGTCAGCCTTACATCGGAAAGCCACTGCGCTTCACCGGATATTATAAATACAAACCGGGCGCTAACTACCAGGACAAAGCCGGTAACATAGTTCCTGGCATGACCGACTCCTGCGCTGTATATGCGGTGCTGTATAGCGGTACCACCAGGCTGGACGCGACCAATATCAGTAATTCAGAACGGATCATAGCAACGGCCTACCTGCCGGACGGTTCCACCAGGGAAAACTGGACCCGGTTTGACATTCCCTTTGTACTGAAGAGACAGATCGACAGCAAAGAAAAAATGATGATGGCTATCGTGGCCTCTTCCAGTAAAAACGGCGATAGCTATAAAGGCGCCATCGGCAGCCGCCTGGTACTCGATAGCCTTGAAATTGTTCACCAATAA
- a CDS encoding FUSC family protein, whose translation MMNRARIQRILIYAAKCVSGVLVVLFLSWLLDYQDVVWVLISVMLVLSPDGSDALTLAVTRIKANVIGAISGFLLLLFHPNLLITMSIAVCITVVLCNLFNLEAATRTALAATIIVMTHEAGAHLWDTAVGRVISVLTGCMLGLVITFIFHNRYTKQTAEMILSKTADRGGE comes from the coding sequence ATGATGAACAGAGCACGCATACAACGGATACTGATCTACGCTGCCAAATGTGTAAGCGGTGTATTGGTAGTTTTATTCCTGTCCTGGCTGCTGGACTACCAGGATGTAGTGTGGGTATTGATTTCAGTGATGCTGGTGTTATCGCCGGACGGTTCTGACGCTCTTACGCTGGCGGTGACCCGTATCAAGGCCAATGTGATCGGGGCGATATCGGGATTTCTGCTGCTGTTGTTTCATCCCAACCTGCTGATCACGATGAGTATAGCGGTATGCATTACCGTAGTGCTATGTAATCTGTTTAACCTGGAAGCGGCCACCCGTACCGCACTGGCTGCTACCATCATCGTGATGACCCACGAAGCGGGTGCGCATTTATGGGATACTGCCGTAGGGCGCGTTATATCCGTGCTCACGGGCTGCATGCTGGGCCTGGTGATCACTTTTATCTTTCATAACCGCTACACGAAACAAACTGCCGAGATGATCCTCTCCAAAACGGCGGACCGTGGCGGGGAATAA
- a CDS encoding phosphatase PAP2 family protein, translated as MLQPTFAQRLLQVYQQLKMLIWPFIGLVTIVLMLRSIYSREEVYFYVNRLHTSWGDWLFPRITELGSTGACVVFTALLFYFNKRQGIVLAAAYLFNSMVNFALKFMVAFPRPSRFFAERLHDIYFVPGVEVLDNFRSFPSGHSVCAFTAATVFSYYVKNKYWSWLFLLLAAMVAYSRMYMSQHFLEDVTAGATEAILLTMLWITLIKDKTPAD; from the coding sequence ATGCTACAGCCAACGTTTGCGCAGCGGCTGCTGCAGGTGTACCAGCAGCTGAAAATGCTGATATGGCCGTTTATCGGACTGGTGACCATCGTGTTGATGCTTCGCAGTATCTATAGCCGGGAAGAAGTTTACTTTTATGTCAACAGGCTACACACCAGTTGGGGCGACTGGCTCTTTCCGCGCATCACTGAGCTGGGCAGCACCGGGGCCTGTGTGGTATTCACTGCGCTGCTGTTTTATTTTAACAAACGACAGGGCATCGTGCTGGCGGCGGCTTACCTGTTTAACTCCATGGTGAATTTCGCGCTGAAATTTATGGTGGCGTTTCCACGGCCCAGCCGTTTTTTTGCGGAACGGCTGCACGATATATATTTTGTGCCCGGCGTGGAGGTACTGGATAATTTCAGAAGTTTCCCTTCCGGACACAGCGTGTGTGCCTTCACTGCAGCCACCGTGTTTTCCTACTACGTTAAAAACAAATACTGGTCGTGGTTGTTTCTGCTGCTGGCAGCGATGGTGGCTTATTCCAGGATGTACATGAGCCAGCATTTCCTGGAAGACGTGACCGCCGGCGCCACGGAAGCCATACTGCTGACGATGTTATGGATTACCCTGATAAAAGATAAAACTCCCGCAGATTAA
- a CDS encoding DinB family protein: protein MLTEILINLFERDLSRLEDEIAAYETEDAIWRVPEGIKNSAGNLCLHLCGNLQHYIGAILGQSGYIRERDREFSDKNVPRQELLALVGVTRRVVLSVIVGLTPEVMARQYPERVLGDMNTDSFLVHLYGHLNYHLGQINYHRRLTR from the coding sequence ATGCTTACAGAAATATTAATCAATTTATTTGAACGGGACCTGAGCCGGTTGGAAGATGAAATCGCCGCTTATGAAACCGAAGACGCCATCTGGCGCGTACCGGAAGGCATCAAAAACTCCGCAGGCAATCTGTGTCTGCACCTGTGTGGCAACCTGCAGCATTATATCGGCGCCATATTGGGCCAGTCGGGTTACATAAGGGAAAGAGACCGCGAGTTCAGCGATAAAAATGTGCCGCGGCAGGAGCTGCTGGCGCTGGTAGGCGTTACACGTCGTGTAGTGCTGTCCGTTATAGTGGGACTGACACCGGAGGTGATGGCCAGGCAATACCCGGAGCGGGTGCTGGGAGACATGAACACAGACAGCTTCCTGGTGCACCTGTACGGACACCTGAATTACCATCTCGGGCAGATCAACTATCACCGCCGGTTAACGCGATAG
- a CDS encoding outer membrane beta-barrel protein: MKKWSLVLMMSAMALGVRAQEQEAPRFRIVVNGGYSYRVGKLPSGFSGETRDYMKKLKSGFNIGADVQYYFNDSWGIGLKYLRFQSSGSAVIPVETPDGRVRAATSDNIGISFYGPTFLGRVYTTKDNSQAFIIGASLGYMRYKDNGKVAAYPVVITGGTVGSGVDVGYDIRIARKLYAGAQISYFAGSLSKYTIEQGNQTTTRDLKDDERENLSHLSISAGLRFHL; encoded by the coding sequence ATGAAAAAATGGTCCCTTGTACTTATGATGAGCGCCATGGCGCTGGGCGTGCGTGCGCAGGAGCAGGAAGCACCCCGTTTCCGGATTGTAGTGAACGGTGGCTACAGCTACCGCGTAGGTAAACTGCCTTCCGGCTTCTCCGGAGAAACCCGTGACTATATGAAGAAACTGAAATCCGGTTTTAATATAGGCGCAGATGTTCAGTACTATTTTAATGACTCATGGGGCATCGGGCTCAAATACCTGCGGTTCCAGTCCTCCGGAAGCGCTGTAATCCCCGTCGAAACGCCCGATGGTCGGGTACGTGCCGCTACATCTGATAATATCGGCATCAGTTTTTACGGTCCCACTTTTCTGGGACGCGTATACACGACCAAAGACAACAGTCAGGCGTTCATCATAGGAGCGTCGCTGGGGTATATGCGGTACAAGGATAATGGTAAGGTAGCTGCTTACCCGGTGGTAATCACCGGCGGTACGGTAGGCTCAGGAGTGGATGTCGGTTATGACATCCGGATAGCGCGTAAATTATACGCAGGCGCCCAGATATCCTACTTTGCCGGAAGCTTGAGTAAATACACCATCGAACAGGGTAACCAGACAACGACGAGAGACCTGAAAGATGATGAAAGAGAAAACCTGTCGCACCTTAGCATATCTGCAGGGCTGCGGTTCCATCTGTAA
- a CDS encoding dihydrofolate reductase family protein, with product MRKLKLQMQVSLDGFVAAGPNDEQQWVTWAWEEIRKEVLDLADSCDTILIGRKLAVDYIPYWEDVYTRPDDPMYEVAQRIVPMQKVVFSKTLDRPAWRNTTVANDLVAEVDRLKQQPGKDLVVYGGTSLVSDLLKENLIDEYYFFVNPVALGHGDQVFGGLSGFRQLTLKNCIRYDCGIVLMQYVPR from the coding sequence ATGAGAAAACTGAAATTGCAAATGCAGGTTTCCCTTGACGGTTTTGTGGCGGCAGGCCCCAACGATGAACAGCAGTGGGTCACCTGGGCCTGGGAGGAAATCCGCAAAGAGGTGCTGGACCTGGCAGACAGCTGCGATACCATTCTGATAGGGCGGAAACTGGCGGTAGATTATATTCCTTACTGGGAGGACGTTTATACCCGGCCGGACGACCCGATGTATGAGGTTGCACAGCGTATTGTACCCATGCAAAAGGTCGTCTTTAGTAAAACACTGGACCGCCCGGCCTGGAGGAACACTACGGTGGCCAATGACCTGGTGGCGGAAGTGGACCGGCTGAAACAACAACCCGGCAAAGACCTGGTCGTATACGGCGGCACTTCCCTGGTGTCTGATCTGTTGAAAGAGAACCTGATAGATGAATATTACTTTTTTGTCAACCCGGTGGCATTAGGCCATGGAGACCAGGTTTTCGGCGGGTTGTCCGGCTTCCGGCAGCTGACACTGAAAAACTGTATCCGGTATGACTGTGGTATTGTACTGATGCAGTACGTGCCGCGCTGA
- a CDS encoding SRPBCC family protein, whose amino-acid sequence MSNHTTTEFRMEYRFKATREQVFNAFSDAAALNEWWGPVEMRNSVISLDFRPGGIFHFRMEGQGQVNYGRFLFRDIQPPHLLEFTNAFADEQARVVKAPFDMPFPREILYRITLRQEGEETVLSLTGRPLEASGEEAASFLAINGSMQEGFGGTFGQLAIYLHKINSI is encoded by the coding sequence ATGAGTAATCATACAACCACAGAGTTTAGAATGGAATACCGGTTCAAAGCCACGCGCGAGCAGGTATTCAATGCTTTTTCCGATGCTGCGGCGCTGAACGAATGGTGGGGTCCTGTTGAGATGCGCAACAGCGTGATCAGCCTGGATTTCAGGCCGGGGGGCATTTTCCATTTCAGAATGGAAGGGCAGGGGCAGGTGAACTACGGCCGTTTCCTGTTCCGCGATATCCAGCCGCCGCACCTGCTGGAGTTTACCAACGCATTTGCCGATGAGCAGGCCCGGGTGGTGAAAGCCCCCTTTGATATGCCGTTCCCGCGGGAAATCCTGTACCGGATCACGCTGCGGCAGGAGGGAGAGGAAACGGTACTGTCGCTCACAGGCAGGCCGCTGGAGGCCAGCGGGGAGGAAGCAGCCTCCTTTTTGGCCATCAACGGCAGCATGCAGGAAGGTTTTGGCGGCACCTTCGGTCAACTGGCCATTTATCTCCATAAAATAAACAGCATATGA
- a CDS encoding ArsR/SmtB family transcription factor, whose amino-acid sequence MEIRRDVFQAIADPTRRQIIEMVARQPLNVNAIAENFDVSRQAVSLHVKILTECGLIVIRKQGRERYCEARLEQLQEVTTWVDHCRQFWATQFKSLDNYLQKMQTGKNQTNE is encoded by the coding sequence TTGGAAATCAGGAGAGACGTTTTTCAGGCGATAGCCGACCCTACGCGGCGGCAGATTATTGAAATGGTGGCCCGTCAGCCGCTGAACGTGAATGCGATCGCGGAGAACTTTGACGTGAGCCGTCAGGCGGTTTCACTGCATGTCAAAATTCTGACGGAGTGTGGTTTGATCGTTATCAGGAAGCAGGGGAGGGAACGGTATTGTGAGGCCCGGCTGGAGCAGCTGCAGGAGGTAACTACATGGGTAGATCATTGCCGGCAGTTCTGGGCTACGCAGTTCAAGTCGCTGGACAACTATTTACAAAAAATGCAAACCGGAAAAAATCAAACCAATGAGTAA
- a CDS encoding PAAR-like protein, translated as MSKKPQQKGKKQGGQQDKAQEKKEEKKSSTAGNKYVRDMADVKCSCGSSPAKLKVTANPGVFLQDVLKATSRDKTITPNFGTCSAQRNNPCQPALMEWQDIAADVNMGDQAHFILERSTNQCSAGGGKITITSGKQQSTVQNINPPAQDLPIAAPLEVKNKEVVWLASNEVYNDVPAADLWYKVEGKTFKPAKLTAAVIAQLQPDPGNSTIFYHTEKGVQTTYKKGVSKTADYGNKLASADDKLHSAYPLYLRNGVFTNAYPTYKLYIYKGENAGDAKQKVEQDINANNHGKAALMLEIARHTRDNNTDYMKNGGPVPPTGFNGQPEYYALNYTVSSTPRFRVVLDKTDTSALTIVEAKKRGDVSRAGISIDPFVSADLEGCLGIRDGKGGYFQALTGGKSAYFTALNDKLIDKIPELLNIYRVQTGTGKMAKKKFDAKEEALFYVKVDPLPELSKVEIYDPWKRAVDQRRGTQPAGQQSPWRLPAELPSNPLRPNPQQPGGAWQPLNPFGNRGIRSLLILVLLQLSFTAPSFARFLPLTATHALRADTSDAFMKAIDSGDSTQLLQLLARGYNPNTVILPDTSVQYSDLGTLPIRIKRYTPFTYVIDYNKNPKHHFFDDCKGENSYERIKRKQGRYALLLIRHGYRPSAEDLELLLLTDPPADQFKSIVQQGRFNISNAKGNQLAAAALRGNCPPALLTWLLDQGAGTGGVTDAIRHQYARDYTISVKQLEILEQHRYRLYQDAGFNLLHYAVYRNDLAAVKKLLAAGVPAKQRTTWFYHEDDMTDGGSAQQLTALDIARKKRAQPQSDKKAAAGTQAIIQLLQTK; from the coding sequence ATGTCTAAGAAACCTCAACAGAAGGGAAAAAAGCAGGGCGGCCAACAGGACAAGGCCCAGGAGAAAAAAGAGGAGAAAAAATCCTCCACCGCCGGAAACAAGTATGTCCGCGATATGGCTGACGTTAAGTGTTCCTGTGGCAGCAGTCCCGCTAAACTGAAGGTGACCGCCAACCCCGGCGTTTTCCTGCAGGACGTGCTGAAAGCCACCTCCAGGGACAAGACCATTACCCCTAATTTCGGCACCTGCTCCGCTCAGCGCAATAATCCTTGTCAACCTGCATTGATGGAATGGCAGGATATCGCCGCCGATGTAAACATGGGCGACCAGGCCCACTTTATCCTCGAACGCTCCACTAACCAGTGCTCTGCCGGTGGCGGCAAAATCACCATCACCAGCGGCAAACAACAGTCCACCGTGCAGAACATCAACCCGCCCGCACAGGACCTGCCCATCGCCGCCCCGCTGGAAGTGAAAAACAAGGAAGTCGTATGGCTCGCCAGCAATGAAGTATACAACGATGTGCCTGCGGCCGACCTGTGGTACAAGGTGGAAGGTAAAACCTTTAAACCGGCCAAGCTCACCGCCGCCGTTATCGCGCAACTGCAGCCGGACCCGGGTAACAGCACCATCTTCTATCATACGGAAAAAGGCGTGCAGACCACCTACAAAAAAGGCGTGTCCAAAACCGCCGACTACGGCAATAAGCTGGCTTCCGCAGATGACAAACTGCATTCCGCTTATCCCCTTTACCTGCGCAACGGGGTATTCACCAACGCTTATCCCACCTATAAGTTATATATCTATAAAGGAGAAAATGCAGGCGACGCCAAACAAAAAGTGGAACAGGACATCAACGCCAACAACCACGGCAAGGCGGCCCTCATGCTCGAAATAGCGCGGCATACCCGGGATAACAATACCGACTATATGAAAAACGGCGGCCCCGTGCCGCCTACCGGATTTAACGGTCAGCCTGAATATTACGCCCTTAACTATACCGTGTCCAGTACGCCCCGTTTCAGGGTAGTACTGGATAAGACCGATACCAGCGCCCTCACGATCGTGGAAGCCAAAAAACGCGGCGACGTAAGCCGCGCCGGCATATCCATCGATCCTTTCGTTTCCGCCGACCTCGAAGGCTGTCTCGGTATCCGCGATGGCAAAGGTGGCTACTTTCAGGCACTTACCGGAGGTAAAAGCGCATACTTTACGGCGCTCAACGATAAGCTGATCGACAAGATCCCTGAACTGCTCAATATCTACCGTGTCCAGACAGGCACCGGCAAGATGGCCAAGAAAAAATTCGACGCCAAGGAAGAAGCGCTCTTCTATGTAAAAGTAGACCCGCTGCCGGAACTGAGCAAAGTAGAGATATACGATCCCTGGAAAAGGGCTGTCGACCAGAGAAGAGGTACACAGCCTGCCGGACAGCAATCACCGTGGAGGCTCCCGGCAGAACTGCCATCCAACCCGCTGCGTCCCAATCCGCAACAGCCCGGCGGCGCATGGCAGCCGCTCAACCCCTTCGGTAATCGCGGGATCCGTTCCCTGTTGATCCTGGTATTGCTGCAGCTCAGTTTTACTGCGCCCTCCTTTGCACGCTTCCTGCCTTTAACGGCTACCCATGCGCTCCGCGCCGATACGTCGGACGCTTTCATGAAAGCCATCGACAGTGGCGACAGCACCCAACTGCTGCAGCTGCTGGCCAGAGGGTATAATCCCAATACCGTCATCCTGCCGGACACCAGTGTACAGTACAGCGATCTGGGCACACTGCCGATACGCATCAAACGCTATACGCCTTTCACCTATGTGATCGACTATAACAAAAATCCGAAGCATCATTTTTTTGATGACTGCAAGGGGGAAAACAGCTATGAACGCATCAAGCGCAAACAGGGCCGCTATGCGCTGCTACTGATACGGCACGGTTATCGTCCGTCGGCCGAAGACCTGGAACTGTTGTTGCTGACCGACCCGCCGGCAGATCAGTTCAAAAGCATTGTGCAGCAAGGCCGGTTCAATATCAGTAATGCCAAAGGCAACCAGCTGGCCGCCGCGGCGCTGCGGGGCAACTGCCCGCCTGCGCTGCTCACCTGGCTGCTGGACCAGGGCGCCGGTACCGGCGGCGTAACAGACGCCATCCGCCATCAGTACGCCCGCGACTATACGATTTCCGTTAAACAACTGGAGATACTGGAACAACACCGCTACCGGCTATACCAGGATGCGGGGTTTAACCTGCTGCATTATGCTGTGTACCGGAACGACCTGGCTGCGGTGAAAAAACTATTGGCTGCCGGCGTTCCCGCCAAACAACGTACCACCTGGTTTTATCATGAAGACGATATGACCGACGGCGGCAGTGCCCAGCAACTAACTGCGCTGGACATTGCGCGGAAAAAGCGCGCACAGCCACAGAGCGATAAAAAGGCTGCTGCCGGCACACAGGCGATCATCCAATTACTTCAAACGAAATAA
- the bla gene encoding subclass B1 metallo-beta-lactamase, which translates to MKRLKYITGIALMAAMLPSAMKAQTQNEPLRIQRLAGNCYVYTTMGTLENGARFPSNSMYVITRQGAVMIDIPWDTAQLMPLLDTIRQRHGKEVIACIATHFHDDRTAGLNALAARGIKTYSTALTLALCKKEQNDQAEYIIPEDTTFRFGDRRLEVFYPGAGHSPDNIVIWVPEDKVLYGGCFVKSTDSRDLGNLSDASPHEWKKSMMKLKARYPRPVATVPGHGPLDSRHNACDHTLQLIKAYGEEHPQ; encoded by the coding sequence ATGAAACGACTGAAATATATCACGGGCATCGCCCTGATGGCCGCTATGCTGCCATCCGCAATGAAAGCGCAAACACAAAACGAACCGCTCCGCATCCAGCGCCTGGCGGGTAACTGTTACGTATATACGACAATGGGCACGCTGGAAAACGGGGCCCGTTTTCCGTCCAACAGCATGTACGTCATTACCCGTCAGGGCGCCGTGATGATAGACATCCCGTGGGATACGGCTCAGCTGATGCCGCTGCTCGATACCATCCGGCAAAGGCATGGCAAAGAGGTGATCGCCTGCATCGCCACCCACTTCCACGACGACCGCACAGCAGGTCTCAACGCCCTGGCGGCGAGAGGCATCAAAACCTATTCCACCGCCCTGACGCTGGCGCTGTGTAAAAAGGAGCAGAACGATCAGGCGGAGTATATTATCCCGGAAGACACGACCTTCCGCTTCGGCGACCGCCGGCTGGAAGTATTTTACCCGGGCGCCGGACATAGCCCGGACAATATCGTCATATGGGTACCGGAAGATAAAGTGCTGTATGGTGGCTGCTTTGTTAAAAGCACCGATTCCCGCGACCTGGGCAACCTGTCAGATGCCAGTCCGCATGAATGGAAGAAATCCATGATGAAGTTAAAAGCCCGCTACCCGCGGCCGGTAGCCACAGTGCCGGGACATGGCCCGCTGGACAGCCGTCATAACGCCTGTGACCATACGCTGCAATTAATAAAAGCTTACGGGGAGGAACATCCGCAATAA
- a CDS encoding ankyrin repeat domain-containing protein has translation MTGCAQDKQAATPSGSDSNSLLLKAAAANDTAVIKQLLAGKTNTEARDNKQRTALMIATYHHHTAAAALLTAAGADVNAQDDMLNSPFLYAGAEGYLDILQLCLKAGANYKVYNRYGGTALIPACERGHVEVVRTLLQDKTFPVDHVNRLGWTALLEAIILSNGGPAHVQIVQLLLDAGCKVNLADKDGITPLAHARQRGFKEIAGMLESAGAK, from the coding sequence ATGACCGGATGTGCCCAGGATAAACAGGCTGCCACTCCTTCCGGCAGTGACAGCAACAGCCTTTTACTGAAGGCAGCGGCGGCCAATGACACCGCTGTCATCAAACAGTTATTGGCAGGTAAAACAAATACCGAAGCACGGGACAACAAACAACGTACCGCGCTGATGATAGCCACCTATCATCATCACACTGCGGCAGCGGCACTGCTGACAGCCGCCGGCGCCGACGTGAATGCGCAGGACGATATGCTCAACAGTCCGTTCCTTTATGCCGGTGCGGAAGGTTACCTTGACATCTTACAGTTATGCCTGAAAGCAGGCGCCAATTATAAAGTGTACAACCGTTATGGCGGCACTGCATTGATACCGGCCTGCGAACGCGGGCATGTGGAAGTAGTAAGGACCCTGTTACAGGACAAAACCTTCCCAGTTGACCATGTGAACCGCCTTGGCTGGACAGCCCTGCTGGAAGCCATCATCCTGAGTAACGGCGGCCCCGCGCATGTACAAATCGTACAGCTGCTGTTGGACGCCGGCTGTAAAGTAAACCTCGCAGACAAAGACGGCATTACGCCGCTGGCGCATGCCCGGCAGCGTGGATTTAAAGAGATTGCCGGTATGCTGGAAAGCGCCGGTGCGAAATAA
- a CDS encoding class I SAM-dependent methyltransferase gives MELQEAIQLIKADYIAGTWADLGCGSGLFTYALANLLPAGSTIYAVDAAPVQLTARPNPAQQNILPLQLDFVQNELPVEGLQGILMANSLHYVKDKPALVRQLSRRLAPGAQWVLVEYDTDAANTWVPYPIRRDALQQLLAAEGFSQVTFLGERPSVYRSGRMYALRAMERKRKA, from the coding sequence ATGGAACTACAGGAAGCAATACAACTTATTAAAGCCGATTATATCGCGGGTACCTGGGCAGACCTGGGCTGCGGCAGCGGACTGTTTACCTACGCGCTGGCCAACCTGTTGCCCGCCGGCAGTACTATTTATGCGGTGGACGCAGCGCCGGTCCAACTGACAGCGCGGCCCAATCCGGCGCAGCAAAACATCCTTCCTTTGCAACTTGATTTTGTGCAAAATGAATTGCCTGTGGAAGGCTTACAGGGTATTCTCATGGCCAATTCCCTGCATTATGTGAAAGATAAACCGGCCTTGGTCCGTCAATTGAGCCGGCGGCTGGCGCCCGGCGCCCAGTGGGTATTGGTGGAATATGATACCGATGCCGCCAATACATGGGTGCCTTACCCCATCCGGCGGGATGCGCTGCAGCAGTTGCTGGCGGCCGAAGGATTTTCTCAGGTGACCTTCCTCGGTGAAAGGCCGTCGGTGTACCGTTCCGGCAGGATGTATGCCCTGAGGGCCATGGAACGCAAAAGAAAAGCATAG